In Gemmata obscuriglobus, a single genomic region encodes these proteins:
- the nuoF gene encoding NADH-quinone oxidoreductase subunit NuoF has translation MPYEPVLLARINKPNSGKLEGYRADGGYETIARVLKDKQPLDVTTQVKDAGLRGRGGAGFPTGLKWTFLPKDHPGPVYLCVNADESEPCTYNNRILMEKDPHQVLEGIMLACYAIKSPKAFYYVRYEYGDSYRSLAAAVEELYAAGFLGKGIFGSSFDLDIVLHRGAGAYICGEETGLIESLEGKRAWPRIKPPFPAIEGAFRKPTIVNNVETLACVTQIMKRGKEWFQSLGVPPDPKNPRDAGSYGPKLYTLAGHVEKSVCVEVPMGITIRDLVEKHGGGVWKGRKAKAVNPGGLSMGFVDVNAPLKGEDGKTEYDIPLDFNGPGRVQCLGLGTAAVTVIDDQTSMVDVLHNVCQFFSHESCGQCTPCREGTGWMLKITDRLRRGLGRKEDLDILVDVADRIGIMPGTTICGLSDGAGWPVKTAIRKFRAEFEAAIKSGAKSKYAKSLTMAGAH, from the coding sequence ATGCCATACGAACCCGTACTCCTCGCGCGGATCAACAAGCCCAACAGCGGCAAGCTGGAGGGGTACCGCGCCGACGGCGGCTACGAGACCATCGCGCGGGTGCTCAAGGACAAGCAGCCGCTCGACGTCACCACGCAGGTGAAGGACGCCGGGCTCCGCGGGCGCGGCGGCGCGGGCTTCCCGACCGGCCTCAAGTGGACCTTCCTCCCGAAGGACCACCCCGGGCCGGTCTACCTGTGCGTCAACGCCGACGAGTCCGAGCCCTGCACGTACAACAACCGCATCCTGATGGAGAAGGATCCCCATCAGGTGCTCGAAGGGATCATGCTCGCGTGCTACGCGATCAAGTCCCCGAAGGCGTTCTACTACGTCCGCTACGAGTACGGCGACTCGTACCGCTCGCTCGCCGCGGCCGTCGAAGAGCTGTACGCCGCCGGGTTCCTCGGCAAGGGGATCTTCGGCAGCAGCTTCGACCTCGACATCGTCCTGCACCGCGGCGCCGGGGCGTACATCTGCGGCGAGGAGACGGGCCTCATCGAGTCGCTGGAGGGCAAGCGGGCTTGGCCGCGCATCAAGCCCCCCTTCCCCGCGATCGAGGGCGCGTTCCGCAAGCCGACGATCGTGAACAACGTCGAAACACTCGCGTGCGTCACGCAGATCATGAAGCGCGGCAAGGAGTGGTTCCAGTCGCTCGGCGTGCCGCCCGACCCGAAGAACCCGCGCGACGCCGGCAGCTACGGCCCCAAGCTCTACACGCTGGCCGGGCACGTCGAGAAGTCGGTCTGCGTCGAGGTGCCGATGGGCATCACGATCCGCGACCTCGTCGAGAAGCACGGCGGCGGCGTGTGGAAGGGCCGCAAGGCGAAGGCGGTCAACCCCGGCGGCCTCTCAATGGGATTCGTGGACGTGAACGCGCCGCTCAAGGGCGAGGACGGCAAGACCGAGTACGACATCCCGCTGGACTTCAACGGCCCCGGGCGAGTGCAGTGCCTCGGGCTCGGCACCGCGGCCGTCACCGTGATCGACGACCAGACCAGCATGGTCGACGTGCTCCACAACGTGTGCCAGTTCTTCAGCCACGAGAGCTGCGGGCAGTGCACCCCGTGCCGCGAGGGCACCGGGTGGATGCTCAAGATCACCGACCGCCTCCGCCGCGGGCTCGGCCGCAAAGAAGACCTCGACATTCTTGTTGACGTCGCGGACCGGATCGGGATCATGCCCGGGACGACCATCTGCGGGCTGTCCGACGGCGCCGGGTGGCCGGTGAAGACGGCGATCCGCAAGTTCCGCGCGGAGTTCGAGG
- a CDS encoding complex I 24 kDa subunit family protein: MAALSEDMKNRIRAFIPKYPRKQAVTLPALHLVHDELRTVSNEAIVEIAEILELHPSEVHDTMTFYAFFKGEGEKLGTTRLWVCRGLACMLRGAYELIEHCEHKLGVHCGQTTADGKVTLEFAECIGACDGAPACLIEDVHAMNVTPEKADQLITELKLK, from the coding sequence ATGGCCGCGCTTTCCGAAGACATGAAGAACCGCATTCGGGCGTTCATCCCGAAGTACCCGCGCAAGCAGGCGGTGACTCTGCCGGCGCTGCACCTCGTCCACGACGAGCTGCGCACCGTGTCGAACGAGGCCATCGTCGAGATCGCCGAGATCCTCGAACTGCACCCGTCGGAGGTGCACGACACGATGACCTTCTACGCCTTCTTCAAGGGCGAGGGGGAGAAGCTCGGCACCACGCGGCTGTGGGTGTGCCGCGGCCTAGCGTGCATGCTCCGCGGCGCCTACGAGCTGATCGAGCACTGCGAGCACAAGCTTGGCGTTCACTGCGGGCAGACCACCGCCGACGGGAAGGTCACGCTGGAGTTCGCCGAGTGCATCGGCGCCTGCGACGGCGCCCCGGCGTGCCTCATCGAAGACGTTCACGCGATGAACGTGACGCCCGAGAAGGCCGACCAGCTCATCACCGAACTGAAGCTGAAGTAA
- a CDS encoding TIGR03067 domain-containing protein, translating to MTRLLCVCVLAFASGCGKRTSAPTSVGQPPSPTEQVPAPQSKVDADAEKLNGTWRVTAITAAGEPVPKEKVDAIQLEWTFEGNRVTTKRPDRPAGPGTFVLDASAAPKRMTISKPGTPPIKAVYEIDGTKLRLCLSVDDNPNAGFPAGLASTSAPKTDLLTLERR from the coding sequence ATGACTCGTCTCCTATGCGTGTGTGTGCTCGCGTTTGCGAGCGGTTGCGGCAAACGGACCTCTGCGCCGACTTCGGTGGGGCAGCCCCCATCACCGACCGAGCAGGTTCCGGCCCCACAGTCAAAGGTTGACGCCGACGCTGAGAAGCTCAACGGAACTTGGCGGGTCACGGCCATTACCGCGGCCGGGGAACCTGTTCCGAAAGAGAAAGTGGATGCGATCCAATTGGAGTGGACCTTCGAGGGCAACCGAGTCACGACAAAACGGCCCGATCGTCCGGCCGGGCCGGGGACATTTGTTCTCGACGCATCGGCCGCACCCAAGCGGATGACGATCAGTAAGCCGGGTACTCCGCCGATCAAAGCGGTGTACGAGATCGACGGCACGAAACTGCGGCTGTGCCTGTCAGTAGACGATAACCCGAACGCTGGGTTTCCGGCCGGGCTCGCTTCGACATCTGCTCCGAAAACTGACCTTCTGACCCTCGAACGGCGCTAA
- a CDS encoding NADH-quinone oxidoreductase subunit D, producing MPLETAAPVEDIAGADQEFLYTLNFGPQHPATHTTLRLILTLDGETIVKAVPDIGYLHSGFEKLGEDLDFNQYVTIVDRMNYISPFANECAWFTTVEKLIGIELTPRCKYLRTILAELARISDHLLCVGAAALDLGALTGFLYAFNAREKVYNIMEAASGQRFHPSYCRVGGLMADVNDDVVALIRDFVKTFRKVHADICRLLNRNRIFIDRTKGIGVLSKEDAINTSCSGPVARASGVVRDLRKDEPYLAYKELSGAFKIVCGKGGDCYNRYLVRMGEMLESWKIINAAVENLPSGPVNVDLNDKLTIPDKNATYRSIEGLIQHFELFMWNRRWETPVEEVYGANETANGELGFYLVADGTGKAFRARTRPPSFIHFAVFPMMMEGHQISDVPAVLGSLNIIAAELDR from the coding sequence ATGCCGCTTGAGACCGCCGCACCCGTCGAAGATATTGCTGGCGCGGACCAGGAGTTCCTCTACACCCTGAACTTCGGCCCGCAGCACCCCGCGACGCACACCACGCTGCGGCTCATTCTCACCCTCGACGGCGAAACGATCGTCAAGGCCGTCCCCGACATCGGGTACCTGCACAGCGGGTTCGAGAAGCTGGGCGAAGACCTCGACTTCAACCAGTACGTCACCATCGTCGACCGGATGAACTACATCTCGCCGTTCGCCAACGAATGCGCGTGGTTCACGACGGTCGAAAAGCTCATCGGCATCGAACTCACCCCGCGGTGCAAGTACCTCCGCACCATTCTCGCGGAGTTGGCCCGCATCAGCGACCACCTCCTCTGCGTCGGCGCCGCGGCGCTCGACCTGGGGGCGCTGACCGGGTTCCTGTACGCCTTCAACGCCCGCGAGAAGGTGTACAACATCATGGAAGCTGCCTCCGGGCAGCGGTTCCACCCGAGCTACTGCCGCGTCGGCGGGTTGATGGCCGACGTCAACGACGACGTGGTGGCCTTGATCCGCGACTTCGTGAAGACGTTCCGCAAGGTCCACGCCGACATCTGCCGGCTGCTGAACCGGAACCGCATCTTCATCGACCGCACCAAGGGTATCGGCGTGCTGTCGAAGGAAGACGCGATCAACACCAGTTGCAGCGGCCCGGTGGCCCGCGCCAGCGGCGTGGTCCGCGACCTCCGCAAGGACGAACCGTACCTTGCGTACAAGGAGTTGTCCGGCGCGTTCAAGATCGTGTGCGGCAAGGGCGGCGACTGCTACAACCGCTACCTCGTCCGCATGGGCGAGATGCTGGAGTCCTGGAAAATCATCAACGCCGCCGTGGAGAACCTCCCGAGCGGCCCGGTTAACGTGGACCTGAACGACAAGCTCACGATCCCGGACAAGAACGCGACCTACCGCAGCATTGAGGGGCTGATCCAGCACTTCGAACTGTTTATGTGGAACCGCCGGTGGGAGACGCCGGTGGAAGAGGTGTACGGGGCCAACGAGACAGCCAACGGCGAACTCGGGTTCTACCTCGTCGCGGACGGGACCGGGAAGGCGTTCCGGGCGCGGACCCGGCCGCCGTCCTTCATCCACTTCGCGGTCTTCCCGATGATGATGGAGGGGCACCAGATTTCCGACGTGCCAGCGGTCCTCGGCAGCCTGAACATCATTGCTGCGGAGTTGGACCGATGA
- a CDS encoding NADH-quinone oxidoreductase subunit B: protein MALTNMLPDFMIAPLDYLANMARKHSLWPMPFATACCGIELMATASSRYDIARFGSEAMRFSPRQCDVMIVAGRVAMKMVPVMQRIWLQMPEPKWCISMGACASSGGVFDTYAVVQGIDRFIPVDVYVPGCPPRPEQLIRAVLDLQEKIQKTGTIDAREFASRTAYEGPTALARELGAEEAIITPGDYNTATRLRSLPTVN, encoded by the coding sequence GTGGCGCTGACGAACATGCTGCCGGACTTCATGATCGCGCCGCTCGACTACCTCGCCAACATGGCGCGGAAGCACAGCCTGTGGCCGATGCCGTTCGCGACCGCGTGCTGCGGCATCGAGCTGATGGCGACCGCCTCCAGCCGGTACGACATCGCCCGGTTCGGCTCCGAGGCGATGCGGTTCTCCCCGCGGCAGTGCGACGTGATGATCGTGGCCGGCCGGGTGGCGATGAAGATGGTGCCGGTGATGCAGCGCATCTGGCTCCAGATGCCGGAACCGAAGTGGTGCATCTCGATGGGCGCGTGCGCGTCGAGCGGCGGGGTGTTCGACACCTACGCGGTCGTCCAGGGCATCGACCGGTTCATCCCGGTGGACGTGTACGTGCCCGGGTGCCCGCCCCGGCCCGAGCAACTGATCCGCGCGGTGCTCGACCTCCAAGAGAAGATCCAGAAAACGGGAACGATCGACGCCCGCGAGTTCGCCTCGCGCACGGCCTACGAAGGGCCGACCGCCCTGGCCCGCGAGTTGGGTGCAGAAGAGGCGATTATCACCCCCGGTGACTACAACACGGCCACGCGGTTGCGGTCGCTGCCGACAGTAAATTGA
- a CDS encoding NADH-quinone oxidoreductase subunit A: MPVTPVQTPGGIEPAFDLVAYYPVLIYAAVCILFGLSAVAATHLFPFKPRKPTKIKQMPYESGMDPIGSARMQFDVKFYLIAILFLVFDVELLFLYPWAVIAFGEGGDQTWRTVFGTIVFVEIMVFLATFVIAYAYAWKKGVFQWR, encoded by the coding sequence ATGCCGGTCACCCCCGTTCAAACGCCCGGCGGCATCGAACCGGCGTTCGATCTGGTCGCTTACTACCCTGTGCTCATTTACGCCGCGGTCTGCATCCTTTTCGGCTTGAGCGCTGTCGCGGCCACCCACCTGTTCCCGTTCAAGCCGCGCAAGCCGACCAAAATCAAACAGATGCCTTACGAGTCGGGTATGGACCCGATCGGGTCGGCCCGGATGCAGTTCGACGTGAAGTTCTATCTGATCGCGATCCTGTTCCTCGTGTTCGACGTGGAACTCCTGTTCCTCTACCCCTGGGCGGTCATCGCCTTCGGCGAGGGCGGGGACCAGACCTGGCGCACCGTGTTCGGAACCATCGTGTTCGTCGAAATCATGGTGTTCCTCGCGACGTTCGTGATCGCTTACGCCTACGCCTGGAAGAAGGGGGTGTTCCAGTGGCGCTGA
- a CDS encoding purine-nucleoside phosphorylase, producing MVAFAAFARTAAALAPRAAVVLGSGLGGAAAAFVERAAVPFGAVPGLVPPSVHGHGGTLAVGEWSGMPALLFRGRVHFYEGHPWEVVTGTVRTAAELGARRLVLTNAAGGINPALAPGSLMAIQGHLKLLGPAAWRGLAAGDGPVRPYAARLIEVMGAHERTGGRELLAGLYAALTGPSYETPAEIRALAACGADAVGMSTALEAEAAAALGLEVAAVSCVTNKAAGIGETALDHAEVLTNAALAVDRLGALLGALIRAPY from the coding sequence ATGGTCGCGTTCGCCGCGTTCGCCCGTACCGCTGCGGCGCTCGCGCCGCGGGCGGCCGTCGTACTTGGGTCGGGATTGGGCGGCGCCGCCGCCGCGTTCGTGGAACGCGCAGCGGTGCCGTTCGGCGCGGTCCCGGGGCTGGTTCCGCCGTCGGTTCACGGCCACGGCGGCACGCTGGCGGTCGGTGAATGGAGCGGCATGCCGGCTCTGCTCTTCCGAGGCCGGGTGCATTTCTACGAGGGCCACCCCTGGGAGGTCGTGACCGGCACGGTGCGCACCGCGGCCGAACTCGGCGCGCGGCGCCTCGTCCTCACGAACGCGGCCGGCGGCATCAACCCGGCTCTGGCGCCCGGCTCGCTGATGGCCATTCAAGGGCACCTCAAGCTCCTCGGTCCCGCCGCGTGGCGCGGCCTAGCGGCCGGCGACGGACCGGTGCGCCCGTACGCCGCGCGTCTCATTGAGGTCATGGGGGCGCATGAGCGAACCGGCGGACGCGAACTGCTCGCGGGGCTCTACGCAGCGCTGACCGGCCCGAGCTACGAGACGCCCGCGGAGATCCGCGCGCTCGCCGCTTGCGGGGCCGACGCCGTGGGCATGTCCACGGCACTGGAAGCCGAAGCGGCGGCCGCGCTGGGACTGGAAGTGGCGGCGGTTTCGTGCGTCACAAACAAGGCTGCCGGGATCGGCGAAACGGCGCTCGATCACGCCGAGGTGTTGACGAACGCCGCCCTGGCCGTTGACCGACTGGGGGCGTTACTCGGGGCGCTCATTCGCGCTCCGTACTGA
- a CDS encoding transposase — translation MFGTNTSARKSYSSDLTADQWTLLEPMFPPNTGRGRRQTIPIKDIIDAVFYINANGSAIPGERDSA, via the coding sequence ATGTTTGGCACGAATACATCAGCTCGCAAGTCGTATAGCAGTGATCTAACGGCCGATCAATGGACGCTCCTGGAGCCGATGTTCCCGCCGAACACGGGTCGCGGGCGTCGCCAGACGATTCCGATCAAAGATATCATTGATGCCGTCTTCTACATCAACGCCAACGGTTCAGCAATTCCCGGCGAGCGAGATTCGGCTTGA
- a CDS encoding FHA domain-containing protein, giving the protein MPASLWLVLRQTQEAVGAGRPEDAHRLLEPHLADGHRKVVRLAREVVRSYLTRAAKALDQHNPDAAWRDLLAAETLNTGEKAVTDLRYTLSKLSVVQAKAMLEAGRPIDTLDQITRIRDRGVRHPDLERLEVAAQDWVHASELADRGEFLRALAELDRIAPKLPCPPTGLERFRDAVEARHVQFRDAVSRLMDAADAKKWAEAVTFAAEVLAVAPDHREAKAVRGRAWAAAAPETVSVAVPMPVPELPTMRPIARSTSGRAGATRVESLHPPATGSGRPIARVAGTALAEESSSAGAPLPKRFLLWVDGVGGYLVCLSNRVTFGQATADGPVDVPLYAEVSRTHAELTRDAEGYVIESGRSLRVNGADTKRAVLAPGDRVTLGTSCQFLFHKPVEVSSSAKLEVTSGHRLQAPVDAVLLMGNELILGPEPDAHIPLAVDAPVLIYRSREGLSVRVPDTKFLIDDRPCLDRAILPLPGVVSCEAFTFAVEPVGGRL; this is encoded by the coding sequence ATGCCCGCGTCACTGTGGTTGGTACTGCGTCAGACGCAAGAGGCGGTCGGTGCCGGCCGCCCTGAAGACGCGCACCGGTTGCTCGAACCCCATCTCGCCGACGGGCACCGCAAGGTGGTTCGGCTCGCCCGCGAAGTCGTGCGGTCTTACCTGACGCGGGCGGCCAAGGCACTCGACCAGCACAACCCCGATGCGGCGTGGCGCGACCTGCTAGCTGCCGAGACGCTCAACACCGGGGAAAAAGCGGTTACCGACTTGCGGTACACGCTTTCCAAACTGTCAGTGGTTCAGGCAAAGGCGATGCTCGAAGCCGGCCGCCCCATCGACACGCTCGACCAGATCACCCGGATTCGCGACCGCGGGGTGCGGCACCCCGATCTCGAACGGCTCGAAGTCGCGGCCCAAGACTGGGTTCACGCATCTGAACTGGCGGACCGCGGCGAGTTCCTTCGTGCCTTGGCGGAATTGGACCGCATCGCCCCGAAGCTGCCGTGTCCACCGACCGGGTTGGAGCGGTTCCGAGACGCGGTCGAGGCGCGGCACGTGCAGTTCCGTGACGCGGTCTCACGCCTCATGGACGCGGCCGACGCGAAAAAATGGGCCGAAGCCGTAACGTTCGCGGCGGAGGTGCTGGCCGTAGCTCCGGACCACCGGGAGGCGAAAGCGGTTCGCGGACGGGCCTGGGCCGCCGCGGCACCCGAGACGGTGAGCGTTGCCGTTCCGATGCCGGTGCCGGAACTGCCGACCATGCGGCCGATCGCGCGGAGTACGTCGGGCCGGGCAGGAGCTACACGGGTCGAGTCGTTACATCCGCCAGCAACTGGGAGCGGTCGCCCTATCGCTCGTGTAGCCGGAACGGCTCTTGCGGAAGAGTCCTCGAGCGCAGGTGCCCCGCTACCGAAGCGGTTCCTGCTATGGGTGGACGGGGTGGGCGGGTATCTGGTGTGCCTGTCGAACCGGGTCACCTTCGGACAGGCTACAGCCGACGGCCCGGTGGACGTGCCGCTCTACGCAGAGGTGTCACGTACCCACGCCGAACTCACCCGCGATGCCGAAGGCTACGTGATCGAGTCCGGTCGCTCACTGCGCGTCAACGGCGCAGATACTAAACGGGCGGTGCTCGCGCCCGGCGATCGCGTGACCCTCGGCACGAGTTGCCAGTTCCTGTTCCACAAGCCGGTGGAGGTCAGTTCGTCTGCGAAACTGGAAGTGACGAGTGGGCACCGGTTGCAGGCCCCGGTTGACGCGGTGCTGCTGATGGGGAACGAACTCATTCTCGGTCCGGAGCCCGACGCACACATTCCGCTGGCGGTTGACGCGCCCGTGCTGATTTATCGCTCGCGCGAGGGGTTAAGCGTGCGCGTGCCGGACACGAAGTTCCTGATCGACGACCGCCCCTGTCTCGACCGGGCCATATTGCCGCTACCAGGGGTCGTGTCGTGCGAGGCGTTTACGTTCGCGGTGGAACCGGTCGGCGGGCGGCTGTGA
- a CDS encoding HlyD family secretion protein, which translates to MRRKWLLVALALAGCGAAYLGWKALRPRPLPEGFASSNGRIEAVEIDVAAKTAGRLKEVLVNEGDFVTAGQVLARMDTEVLAAQLREAEADSRKAKSAVDTAKSTVVQRESEKAAGLSVVAQREAEFDGAKRTRTRAEAMSAQGVGSAEVLDGARVQFFSSEAAVKAARANVAAADAAIATARSQVIQAEATVDAAKSRIERLQADIDDSTLRAPRDGRVQYRVAQPGEVLAAGGKVLNMVDLGDVYMTFFLPTADAGRARMGTEVHIVLDAAPQFVIPARVSYVADVAQFTPKTVETAQERQKLMFRIKARIDPDLLKKHINRVKTGLPGVAYAQLDPGAEWPADIRVRLPE; encoded by the coding sequence ATGCGAAGAAAGTGGCTTCTGGTCGCTCTTGCGCTCGCGGGCTGTGGCGCCGCGTACCTCGGCTGGAAGGCGCTCCGACCCAGGCCGTTACCGGAGGGTTTCGCCAGCAGCAACGGCCGTATTGAGGCGGTCGAGATCGACGTAGCCGCGAAGACCGCTGGTCGGCTCAAAGAGGTACTGGTAAACGAAGGCGATTTTGTCACCGCCGGCCAGGTGCTCGCCCGGATGGACACCGAGGTGCTCGCGGCGCAACTTCGTGAGGCCGAAGCGGACTCGCGCAAGGCAAAGAGCGCGGTCGACACCGCCAAGAGCACTGTCGTACAGCGGGAGAGCGAGAAAGCGGCCGGGCTGTCGGTCGTCGCCCAGCGCGAGGCCGAATTCGACGGGGCGAAACGGACCCGCACGCGGGCGGAGGCCATGTCTGCCCAGGGCGTCGGTTCGGCCGAAGTGCTCGACGGCGCCCGCGTCCAGTTCTTCAGCTCGGAAGCGGCCGTCAAAGCCGCTCGGGCGAACGTCGCTGCCGCGGACGCGGCCATCGCCACGGCCCGGTCGCAGGTGATTCAGGCCGAGGCGACGGTGGACGCGGCCAAATCCCGGATCGAGCGGCTTCAGGCGGACATCGATGACAGCACGCTTCGCGCCCCGCGCGACGGCCGGGTGCAGTACCGGGTCGCTCAACCCGGTGAGGTGCTCGCGGCCGGCGGCAAGGTGCTGAACATGGTCGACCTCGGCGACGTGTACATGACGTTCTTCCTACCGACCGCGGACGCCGGCCGGGCGCGAATGGGGACCGAGGTTCACATCGTTCTCGACGCGGCCCCGCAGTTCGTTATCCCGGCCCGCGTCTCATACGTCGCGGACGTGGCCCAGTTCACCCCGAAGACGGTCGAGACGGCGCAGGAGCGCCAGAAGCTGATGTTCCGCATCAAGGCGCGAATCGATCCGGACCTGCTCAAGAAGCACATCAACCGCGTCAAGACCGGGTTGCCGGGGGTAGCCTACGCCCAACTCGATCCCGGGGCCGAATGGCCCGCGGACATCCGGGTGAGGTTGCCGGAATGA